One window from the genome of Mumia sp. ZJ1417 encodes:
- the pheT gene encoding phenylalanine--tRNA ligase subunit beta, whose translation MRVPVSWLRDYVDLPADLTTAELADRLTMLDLKLEEIDSVGAELSGPIVVGRVLSAEPEPQKNGKTINWCAVDVGTEHNADGDEPRGIVCGAHNFGPGDLVVVALPGAVLPGPFPISSRKTYGHVSDGMICSGAELGTTGDPDGIIVLPANSAEVGDDAIALLGLRDDVLDLEVNPDRAYALSMRGVARDAAIGYGVPYFDPADVALTSDGSDDYPVVVEDALACPVFVTRTVTGFDPSAPTPRWMARRLELMGMRPISLAVDVTNYVMLELGQPIHGYDRNALRGPITVRRGRPGEKVTTLDDVVRDVTPEDLLITDESGPIGLAGVMGGQTTELSPTTTDIVIEAAHFDAPTIARTARLQKLSSEASRRFERGVDTALPPYAAQRVADLLVTLGGGVIEPGATVVGRPPAQPQVSLADDLPARISGVDIAPETAVAALTANGCVVEHDGGTLTVVPPTWRPDLTDPYDMVEEVLRYVGYDKVPSLLPHAPAGRGLTPEQRLRRRVGQVMAGAGYVEVKTFPFAGPADFDKLGLPLDDARRDQVLLENPLSAEEPGLTTTLMTGAMKALALNVGRGHDDVAIFESGRVFLPKPEAPEAPVYGVDRAPSDEEYEAFDAALPEQPQHLVLVATGRRERAGWWGDGRRVQWGDAIEAVRRVGEAVHVPVHVAAGEIPAPWHPGRTAVLSLGGEVVGYAGELHPRVCRSYGVPARTVAAEIDLDAVIAAAPVLGPRPSFSTYPVAKEDVALVVESSVASADVAAALLEGGGDVIESVRLFDVYTGEQVPAGHKSLAFALRMRAPDRTLTEAETAEVRDAAVARAAELTGALQRT comes from the coding sequence ATGCGCGTCCCCGTGTCGTGGCTGCGCGACTACGTCGACCTGCCCGCCGACCTCACGACGGCCGAGCTTGCGGACCGTCTGACCATGCTCGACCTCAAGCTCGAGGAGATCGACTCCGTCGGTGCCGAGCTGTCCGGACCGATCGTCGTCGGTCGTGTGCTGTCGGCCGAGCCCGAGCCGCAGAAGAACGGCAAGACCATCAACTGGTGCGCGGTCGACGTCGGCACTGAGCACAACGCCGACGGCGATGAGCCGCGCGGCATCGTGTGCGGCGCGCACAACTTCGGACCCGGCGACCTCGTCGTGGTCGCGCTGCCCGGTGCCGTCCTGCCCGGACCGTTCCCGATCAGCTCGCGCAAGACGTACGGGCACGTCTCCGACGGGATGATCTGCTCCGGCGCCGAGCTGGGCACGACAGGCGATCCCGATGGCATCATCGTCCTGCCGGCCAACTCCGCCGAGGTCGGCGACGACGCGATCGCGCTGCTGGGCCTGCGCGACGACGTGCTCGACCTCGAGGTCAACCCTGACCGTGCATACGCGTTGTCGATGCGCGGCGTCGCACGTGACGCCGCGATCGGCTACGGCGTGCCCTACTTCGACCCGGCCGACGTCGCGCTGACCTCCGACGGCTCCGACGACTACCCCGTCGTGGTCGAGGACGCGCTCGCATGCCCCGTCTTCGTGACCCGCACGGTCACCGGGTTCGACCCGTCGGCGCCGACGCCGCGCTGGATGGCGCGCCGCCTCGAGCTGATGGGCATGCGCCCGATCTCGCTGGCCGTCGACGTCACCAACTACGTGATGCTCGAGCTCGGGCAGCCGATCCACGGCTACGACCGCAACGCGCTGCGCGGACCGATCACGGTGCGGCGCGGACGTCCAGGGGAGAAGGTCACGACTCTCGACGACGTCGTCCGCGACGTGACGCCCGAGGACCTTCTCATCACCGACGAGTCGGGGCCGATCGGCCTCGCCGGGGTGATGGGCGGCCAGACGACCGAGCTGAGCCCGACGACGACCGACATCGTCATCGAGGCCGCGCACTTCGACGCGCCGACGATCGCCCGGACGGCACGCCTGCAGAAGCTCTCGAGCGAGGCGTCACGCCGGTTCGAGCGCGGCGTCGACACGGCGCTCCCGCCGTACGCGGCGCAGCGCGTCGCCGACCTCCTGGTCACCCTCGGCGGAGGCGTCATCGAGCCCGGCGCCACGGTCGTCGGCCGCCCGCCCGCGCAGCCTCAGGTGTCGCTCGCCGACGACCTGCCGGCGCGCATCTCCGGTGTCGACATCGCGCCCGAGACGGCGGTGGCGGCGCTGACGGCCAACGGCTGCGTGGTCGAGCACGACGGCGGCACGCTGACGGTCGTCCCGCCGACCTGGCGCCCCGACCTCACCGATCCGTACGACATGGTCGAGGAGGTGCTGCGCTACGTCGGCTACGACAAGGTGCCGTCGCTCCTGCCGCACGCTCCCGCGGGGCGTGGCCTGACGCCAGAGCAGCGGTTGCGCCGCCGCGTCGGTCAGGTGATGGCCGGTGCCGGCTACGTCGAGGTCAAGACGTTCCCGTTCGCAGGGCCGGCCGACTTCGACAAGCTCGGCCTCCCGCTGGACGACGCACGCCGCGATCAGGTGCTCCTCGAGAATCCGCTGTCGGCGGAGGAGCCGGGCCTGACGACCACGCTCATGACCGGCGCCATGAAGGCGCTCGCCCTCAACGTCGGGCGTGGACACGACGACGTGGCGATCTTCGAGTCCGGCCGCGTGTTCCTCCCGAAGCCCGAGGCGCCCGAGGCGCCGGTCTACGGGGTCGATCGCGCGCCGAGCGACGAGGAGTACGAGGCGTTCGACGCCGCTCTTCCCGAGCAGCCGCAGCACCTCGTGCTCGTGGCCACCGGGCGCCGCGAGCGTGCCGGCTGGTGGGGTGACGGTCGTCGTGTCCAGTGGGGCGACGCGATCGAGGCGGTCCGCCGGGTGGGTGAGGCCGTGCACGTGCCGGTCCACGTGGCGGCCGGCGAGATCCCAGCGCCGTGGCACCCCGGCCGTACGGCGGTGCTCTCCCTCGGTGGCGAGGTCGTCGGCTACGCAGGTGAGCTTCACCCGCGCGTGTGTCGGTCGTACGGCGTCCCCGCCCGTACGGTCGCCGCCGAGATCGACCTCGACGCGGTGATCGCCGCGGCGCCCGTGCTCGGTCCCCGACCGTCGTTCTCGACCTATCCGGTCGCCAAGGAGGACGTGGCGCTCGTCGTCGAGTCGTCCGTCGCCAGCGCGGACGTCGCTGCGGCGCTCCTCGAGGGCGGTGGCGACGTGATCGAGTCCGTACGGCTGTTCGACGTCTACACAGGCGAGCAGGTGCCCGCGGGGCACAAGTCGCTGGCCTTCGCGCTGCGGATGCGCGCGCCCGACCGCACCCTGACCGAGGCCGAGACGGCCGAG